In the genome of Drosophila kikkawai strain 14028-0561.14 chromosome 2R, DkikHiC1v2, whole genome shotgun sequence, the window tataaaacaaaaattcgaTTTACCGCTTATCGACTTATATATCATAGTATATACAGCTAGTTATGAAACGTACTATCCTCATTAGCTTACTGCGTCTGAGTTTGTCCAACATTCTTTACCAATCGAAATCGACGGGCAAAGCACACATCATATAAAATACATCCTAAAAAAAATACGTTCTCCATTTTCATCAGTTGTTTGTGCTATTGTTGTAGTTTTTGATCATCCTCACcaataatatattacaaataaaatatattattaataattataatttattgaaatccCAAAACAGGAGCGTTCGGCTGGCCAGCGCCTGAATATTGTTATCGTGGCCGAGGGAGCCATGGATCGTGAGGGACATCCCATTACCGCCGAGGATGTGAAGAAGGTGATCGATGAGCGCCTCAAGCACGATGCCCGTATCACGGTCTTGGGTCATGTGCAGCGCGGTGGAAATCCCAGTGCTTTTGATCGTATTTTGGTGAGTGAAATGTCGGAGATTTGGTGAACTTTGGGAAAACCCTGGCTGAGCAATCcggaatttaataattaattaaataataattacaggCCTGTCGCATGGGCGCCGAGGCCACTCTGGCTCTCATGGAAGCCACCCCGGATTCGGTGCCGGTGGTCATTTCTCTGGATGGCAATCAGGCGGTGCGTGTTCCCCTAATGGAGTGTGTGGAGCGCACTCAGGCGGTGGCCAAGGCCATGAAGGAGAAACGTTGGGCGGATGCTGTCAAGTTGCGTGGTCGCTCCTTCGAGCGCAATCTGGAGACATACAAGATGTTGACACGCTTGAAGCCGCCCAAGGAGTGCTTCGATGCCGATGGCAAGGGCATCGAAGGTTACCGCCTAGCGGTGATGCATATTGGAGCTCCAGCCTGCGGCATGAATGCTGCCGTGCGCAGCTTTGTCCGCAATGCCATCTACAGGGGCGATGTGGTCTATGGAATCAATGATGGTGTTGAGGGCCTCATTGCGGGCAATGTGCGTGAGCTGGGATGGTGAGTCTCCAGGACATAAAATAATGAAGaatctttattaaattaatggtTTCTTTCAGGTCGGATGTCTCTGGATGGGTGGGCCAGGGTGGCGCCTACTTGGGAACCAAGCGCACCCTGCCCGAGGGCAAGTTCAAGGAGATTGCCGCTCGTCTCAAGGAGTTTAAGATCCAGGGTCTTCTGATCATTGGTGGCTTTGAGAGTTACCATGCCGCCGGCCAGATTGCCGATCAGCGGGATAACTATCCGCAGTTCTGCATTCCCATTGTGGTCATCCCCTCGACGATTTCG includes:
- the Pfk gene encoding ATP-dependent 6-phosphofructokinase isoform X6: MDREGHPITAEDVKKVIDERLKHDARITVLGHVQRGGNPSAFDRILACRMGAEATLALMEATPDSVPVVISLDGNQAVRVPLMECVERTQAVAKAMKEKRWADAVKLRGRSFERNLETYKMLTRLKPPKECFDADGKGIEGYRLAVMHIGAPACGMNAAVRSFVRNAIYRGDVVYGINDGVEGLIAGNVRELGWSDVSGWVGQGGAYLGTKRTLPEGKFKEIAARLKEFKIQGLLIIGGFESYHAAGQIADQRDNYPQFCIPIVVIPSTISNNVPGTEFSLGCDTGLNEITEICDRIRQSAQGTKRRVFVIETMGGYCGYLATLAGLAGGADAAYIYEEKFSIKDLQQDVYHMASKMAEGVSRGLILRNEKASENYSTDFIYRLYSEEGKGLFTCRMNILGHMQQGGSPTPFDRNMGTKMAAKCVDWLATQIKANIDANGVVNCKAPDTATLLGIVSRQYRFSPLVDLIAETNFDQRIPKKQWWLRLRPLLRILAKHDSAYEEEGMYITVEEECDTDAVA